GTCATGCTTCGATGTCTCAATCTTCCAagggaaaataaaataataagatgTAGCCTAAGATAGTCAATCCTTCAAGTGTTGAACCTCCCCCCAATCATAAGATATGGAATGATGAGAAGTCTATTCCTCCACCTACTCCTCCTTCTAACTCAAGGAATTCATCCTCCAAGTCTAAGAAGAAGGAGATGTTTTTTAATGGAAAATGAGGGAATAATGATGCACATTTTTTTTCCAGGTTAGTAGCTTTGGAAGAAGCTTTGAGAAAGAACAATATTTCCATGCATAAGACTGATTCATTGGGAAAAGGGTAATCTCTTTCAACTCAAGATTTTTCCTCTACCAATGATAGTTGGATTCTTGATTCAGGTGCTTTACATCACATGATTCATGTTGTGGATCTCCTTGACTCTCTTTCTAATAGTAGTACTTATTATCTTGTTATTGGGAACTCTTCATAGATTCCAATTCTAGAGATAGGATTAGTTTAGATTTAGGATGGTTGTATTGATGATTTTCTCCTTGTTCCTGATATTTCATATAATCCTCTTTCCATTTATCGGATTTGAAATCATGATGATGGTAGGCTTGTTGAGTCCTCTCCCAATTATGTTACTATTTGAGAGATATAGGATCTTGAGAAGGTTGTTTCTATAGGAACAGTTGATCATGCATGACCTATTGTATAGGTTCTCTATATTTAAGTCTTCATTAGGATCATCCTTAATTTTCCATGTAGATTTAGTTGACACAAGTGGTTTGGGTACCTGAATTATAGATCTctttagcagatgagtacacaaAACTTGGTGATTGGTCTTCCTCAAATCTCTTGTTCAAAGGGAGTTTGTCAAAGTTATACATACTTTGAAAACATCATAGCAATCCCTTTCGTAAGGGTACGACCACATGTGCTTTGAAACCCCTTAATTTGGTacatagtgacctcatgtcatttctaACTCCTTTATTTTTAGGGGCTAAGTATGTGCTCATCTTTATTAATTACTTTTCCTACTACATATGGGTGGACTTTTTTAACTACACAGATGAGGTTATTTGATTTTTCATGGCCTTTCTAGCATATGTGGAGAACTAGTTAGGTCTTTTCTCTAGAACATCTATACAGATAATGTGGGAAAGATGTCAATCAAACATTTTTGGACCTTTTAAATAATCAACGCATTCTTCATTTGCATATTTCCCATACACTCTTTAGCAGAATGATGTGATCAAGTGATACAATAGAGCTTTATAGGGGATGGACAATTCTATGGTACAATCTAGGTCTATGGTTCCAACATTTTGGGTAGTGGTTGTCAATTGTGCCGACTTCATCTAGAGTTGTAAGCCTCACAAGGAAATGTATAATATGACTCCAAAGGAGGCTTGGTATCATGTCCAGCCTTAGGCATCCTTTTAAGATTAAGAGTATTTGGTAGTGATGAATGGACATTCATTCCACATGGTATCTAcaaagaaatggagaagaagagtCAGAAAATGATTTTTGTTGGCTATTGTGTGAATGTGAAGGGTTATCATTTGTTTGACCCTATCACTAGTCTAGTTCATTTTCATCTTGATATTCGCCTTGGTGAGTCCTTTACTCTGATGGATTCTCCATCAAAAGCCTCTTCCTCCCTTCTTCCCATTTCTTTTTCAATTGCATATGATGGTGATGTTGCTTCTATTGATGGTCCTAATCTTGTTGATGAGGTTTCTCCACCTAATCCTCCAACACCCACACTGACTCTTTAGGCTCATATACTTCTTGACAAGGCTAGTTCTCTTGTAGGTGATACTATAGCTACTCACCACACTCATTCAAAACTTTAGGTATTAGTCTTTTGATTAATGTAGTTTCTATTGATCCTCAAAAGTTTATAGATGCTTTAGGTGTTCAAGAGTAAGATAGTTCTATGGCTAAGGAATATTCTTCTTTTATGAATAATCATACTTaggatcttgttcctcttcctaagggaataaTTTTACGGCTAATGGAACTATTGACAAGTATAAGGATCATCTTGTTACTAAGTGGTTTTATCAAGCTAAGGGAATTGACAATTTCGAGGtcttttctcctatagccaagaTGGATTACATTCATCttgtactttctattgtttcatcTCAAGGTCTAttagtgtatcaaatggatgttaagagttCTTTTCTTATTTGGTGATATTTATGGGATCTATATGGAGCAACTACCAAGATTTTTGCAAGAATCTTCACTTGTTTGTAGGATTCAAAGTTCATTGTATGGTATCAAACAAGACCCTTGGGCTTGGCATGAGAAGATGGATAGTGTTTTCCTCACTTCTAGATTCACTAGATGTCACTATAATCATATAATTTATATTTAGAGACATTGGGGGGATCTTATCATCCTTGATCTTTATGTGGATAATTTGATTCTCAGTGGAATTTATTTTATCATGATTTAGGATACTCAAAGACTTTTGATGGACTATATTGATATGAATGATCTTACTCTATTGCATTActtccttgcttttcatgttcaTTAGTCTTATGTAGGTATTTCTATCCTTCAATACAAGTATGATCTTGATTCATTTCAAATATTtaggatggttgattgcaagccAACCCCCACTCCTTTTGAGTTAGGTGTTGTGTTGTGTACTAGTTGCAACACTCTATtagttgatgctactttatatTAACAATTTGTTTTTAGCATTTTTTACTTGACACAAAGTCATCCTAATATTTCCTTTGGAATTGGTCTTATCTCTTGTTGCTCTCAAGATCCTCATGAGAGTGATTGGAAGGCAGCCAAACATATCTTTTGGCACATTTCGGGAACTACTTAGTTTGGCATTTACTATGCATTAGGAGCTTCTAATATTGTGGACTTCAATGAGTTTTATTgcgttggtgatgttgatgatcaaaggTGTACTTTTGGCTTTGTCTTTTGTATTAGTTATTGGTCTAGTTGCATGGTACCACAAGAATCAAAATTCTATTGCATTACCattgactaaggctgagtatcaagATGCATATTTGGCTAGTCAAGAGGTTCTATGTCTTTGATAGGTGATGGTTGAGTTTGGCTAAATCCTTCTAATAATCTCATTACTGTTTGGTGTGATAATTAGAGTGTTATTCATATTTTGGACAACTTAGTGGAGCATTAGAATACTAAGCATATTGAGATCTACATACACATCATTTGGCAGCTCATTTAGGATGGTGTTCTTAGTTTGGAGAATTTGTCTATAGAGTGATAGGTTGTAGACATCTCCACTAAACCTTTGGAATCTCCTCACTATATTTTGTTGTGATTGGTGTTAGGGGTGAATGAAGTTTTCCCTGGGGGATATAAAAGAGTCCTCCTTCctttcactttttttctttttttctttttctattttctctctttaggagaggatTTTTTGCCCACATGtgttttctcattttctctatttttgaaGGATTGCATTGCATTGTATTTGTGCATGAGCACCTAACATGGCTTTGATTGTCATGATCCATATTGCATCTCATATAACATAATAATCTCCCTTAGTTTCACTTAAGTAGGAGTGTTAGTGTAGGCTTAAGTTTATTTAGGTTACTAGTATCTTACATTATTAGATATTAGTTAGtcattatttaataatgtttagtgtatttgattttttggttaaggtatttgtTGGCGGTTGTCCCATAACTCATCACACCTCCATTATATATTTTGGGTACTTGTAAATTATGTATTATATTAATGTATTGTTCACTTTTGGTGAAATGGCTTTTCTTTCATGTTGCTTTCCTTTGTATTGTGAAGTTTAAATTTGGTTTGCGGATTGTTCTCCAAGGTGCtctaaaaaatattatattcaaaTTTCACAGAAAATAGACTATATTATACACtaataaatacataaaaaataatgtGATAACCTTAGAGAAATATAAAACTTTTTAAAATCCCTTTATTAGATTGATTTATTTGGACAAATGATCAAGTAATAAAAGAAATCATTCCTTAGATCTCAAATGAATGGTTAGCTATAAACCACctctaaatatattaatatattaaactaAATGAATAGATTAattttcatattcattagaatcctAAAGAGAAtatgatttaaaaattaaattagatGTTGAATGCAACCTTTTCTATTTGAAAATTTCACATATTGTTCATATGTTATGTGTTTGAAAGCTATCAGATGATAAACATTAAATGATGATGTCAAATATTATTGAATTTAAATTTACAACTGCCATTTGCACTTACTAAAATATATTGTAGGCTTTATGAACAAGCCCATTACATGCATAACTTGACAATCATATAATTGCATGAGATTACAAATTATATTGGGTATATTAGTGCTGGTGCTATGCAATATAATATGAATTTATACAATGATGCAATTATATCCATACTAGATAATTTCACCTAGATAAGTCAATCAACCATCATTTTATAGGTGAAAAGTAAAACTTAAATTAAATTGATTTGTTTGAAATTAATGGTATTTAGTTAAGTGATATAGGAACTCTATCGTTGAATCTTAATTGAATTAACAATTAGAAACCACTTATAATTATAAGAATGTAACAATATTAAATATAAGAAATTAAATTTCATTATATTATTTAAAATCATTTAGGAGGTTGTAATTTCAAGATTGACTTGGATATTGTGTAAATGTTTTTTCATTTATAAATTTTACATATTGCTCTTGTGTTAAATAATTCAATATGAGCATTTAACACATAATAAGACATTGATGCTAAAGAAAATTAAAATgtatttaaaattacttctattttattttgtagAACATCCTTTCTTTATCAATAAAACCATTTCATACATAATCAATAATCATCTTATCTAATCAAACGATATTATATTAGAAATGTAAAAAATCCAGTTGACTCATAACAACTCTTATATATTTTTTACATGTGTAATGATATGTATGTATTTGTTGATtgaaataaaaaaatcatgaaacaTTGATATGGAGTCATAGCTCTTGTGTATTGCTGGCATCCCTTCACACCATAGTATTTGTAATTTTCAAATGGATAATTAAAGAAATCAGAAGAAAACTTACCGATTAAGAAATTAGACTTGTCTACCACCGTAGAGCATAGTATTCCTAATTTTCAAATAGATAACTAAAGAAATCTAACGAAAACTTACGGATTAAGTAACTAGTCTTGCTTACCACGTTATCAAGCATTTCTAGTGAAAGAAAGGAATCACGTAAAGTTTTATTATTCGGAGGTTCACATTTTATACGGGAAACGGAATAGACCATCTGCCAAGTCAAATGAGCCATTATTTCTCACTAATTCAAACATGGGGGCAGCATTTGATCATTCAGCAAGCGTAATCAATAATAGGAGGTATTGCTAACACTGAATTTCGTCTTAAGCTACAGATAATGCCGAGAGTAAATTGAATCCTTTTACAACATCTTGATCACAAACCAGCGTGGAGAGATAATCCAAAAGTAGGTTTGATATATTCATTAACAAAATAGTCACTCCCAGAGGATTACTACATTATCCCACGGAGATTTAGTTTCCCTACATTGAGAAACATTGTAATCAACAGAGAATTTCATCAAGAAGCTTATATCTcttcttatttttcctttctaTACTGTCTATTAATTCagagtttttctttttcttcagcTCTTTGGGTATCTGTCCATCAATTTCAACACAAGATTTTGTCATATTTCTCTTGCGTTTGCTATCGTGGGTCATGTTTGTGCACTCTCCAAACCCAGGAGAACTTCTCATTCTTTTAACAGAATCCCTGATCATAAGCTTAACATCAGAGCCTGCATCCTCCTCTGGAATACTGAAACACCAATCACATACTTCACTAATACTTTCAACTGATTCATTCTCAAAATATGCTCTGCTGCAATATCTGCCCAAGAAAGCAAAAACCAATCAATCAATATTTACGGCCTCTACATAAATGCAGTGAATGAATTCTTATTTCCCAATTAGCATATACTGCATGAAACTTTGCTGTCTAAAATTGAATAAACTGAAAGCAATAAGGAGTGCGATTGATATCTTACTGATGCTGGAAACGAATTGAACATTTTGTGCATTGGAATAGATAGATCTGAAAGCCCACATCCCCACACATACTGCACTCCATTGTTGTTTCTTCTTATTCTGTAATTGAGATTGTATAGTGCACCTAAAATAGCAGAAAGCTTGTTTGATGTATAAAGTCTAGAAGACAGGGAAAGTAGTGAGAAATTGCTAAATAAAGGAAATCCATTAAAACACGGAGGAACGCGGGGAAGTAACGTTTGGGTGGACTTGCATCGTATAGTCCGTCTTGAACACGGTACACGATATTTGAGTTGAGTGTGGGTCCTTTGATATAATTTGGAATGAAGCATCAATTCGGCTAGCTCAGCTTTCTATGTCGACTTCTATATATGAAAGAATAAACTAAAATAAATATTGTCTTAAATTTAAATTGGTTTTCATGACTAAAGTTATCCTAAATATGGAGATGATGAAATATGTagtattattttataaataaagagaatatatatttttttatattaaatatcgagagaccaaaataaggagagtttatacaaaaacgAGGATGGGAGGCAAAGCCTCAGTCATTTTAGTTTTTTAAATATCAATGATAATTACAATCAT
The nucleotide sequence above comes from Cryptomeria japonica chromosome 11, Sugi_1.0, whole genome shotgun sequence. Encoded proteins:
- the LOC131859747 gene encoding uncharacterized protein LOC131859747, whose product is MECSMCGDVGFQIYLFQCTKCSIRFQHQYCSRAYFENESVESISEVCDWCFSIPEEDAGSDVKLMIRDSVKRMRSSPGFGECTNMTHDSKRKRNMTKSCVEIDGQIPKELKKKKNSELIDSIERKNKKRYKLLDEILC